A DNA window from Comamonas fluminis contains the following coding sequences:
- a CDS encoding MFS transporter — translation MSMVQILLCGGAIVTLSMGIRHGFGLWLLPITQEMGWTRESFSLAIAVQNLSWGVLGIFVGILADRIGAFKVLIGGSILYALGLVGMALAPTPIWFLATAGVLIGAAQAGTTYAVIYGVLGRQIPVARRSWAMGVTAAAGSFGQFFMVPVEGGLIGQFGWSNALLVLAIFALLIMALAFGLREPGFGGGTPIKRDQTVGQALKEAWTYPSFLLLMAGYFVCGFQVMFIGVHMPSYLKDFGMEPQVASTSLALVGLFNIFGTYLAGNLGQKMPKRYLLSGIYGLRSVATVCFLLAPLSPWSVYIFCAAMGFLWLSTVPLTNATIAQIFGVQHLSMLGGFVFFSHQIGSFLGVWLGGYLYDINGNYDMVWYLSIALGIFAALVNLPVRESAITRNPATKAA, via the coding sequence ATGTCCATGGTGCAGATTCTTCTGTGCGGTGGAGCCATCGTCACCCTCTCCATGGGCATACGCCACGGCTTTGGCCTGTGGCTGCTGCCCATCACCCAGGAAATGGGCTGGACGCGCGAGAGCTTCTCGCTGGCCATTGCCGTGCAAAACCTCTCCTGGGGCGTGCTGGGTATTTTTGTGGGCATTCTGGCGGACCGCATCGGTGCCTTCAAGGTGCTGATTGGCGGCTCCATTCTGTATGCACTGGGGCTGGTGGGCATGGCGCTGGCGCCCACGCCCATCTGGTTTCTGGCCACGGCCGGCGTGCTGATTGGCGCTGCGCAGGCGGGCACTACCTATGCTGTCATCTACGGCGTGCTGGGCCGCCAGATTCCCGTGGCGCGGCGCAGCTGGGCCATGGGCGTGACTGCGGCAGCGGGCTCGTTCGGCCAGTTTTTCATGGTGCCGGTAGAAGGCGGCCTGATTGGCCAGTTCGGCTGGTCCAACGCCTTGCTGGTGCTGGCGATTTTTGCTCTGCTCATCATGGCACTGGCCTTTGGCCTGCGCGAGCCGGGGTTTGGCGGCGGCACACCCATCAAGCGCGACCAGACTGTGGGCCAGGCGCTGAAAGAGGCTTGGACCTATCCCAGCTTTTTGCTGCTGATGGCCGGCTACTTTGTCTGCGGCTTTCAGGTCATGTTCATCGGCGTGCACATGCCCAGCTATCTGAAAGACTTTGGCATGGAGCCGCAGGTAGCCAGCACATCGCTGGCACTGGTGGGCCTGTTCAACATCTTTGGTACCTATCTGGCGGGCAATCTGGGCCAGAAAATGCCCAAGCGCTATCTGCTGTCGGGCATCTACGGCCTGCGCTCGGTCGCCACGGTGTGCTTTCTGCTGGCCCCGCTGTCGCCCTGGTCGGTCTATATCTTCTGCGCGGCCATGGGTTTTCTGTGGCTGTCCACCGTGCCACTGACCAATGCCACCATTGCCCAGATCTTTGGCGTGCAGCACCTTTCCATGCTGGGCGGCTTTGTGTTCTTCAGCCACCAGATCGGCAGCTTCCTGGGCGTGTGGCTGGGCGGCTATCTGTATGACATCAACGGCAACTACGATATGGTCTGGTATCTGTCGATTGCCCTGGGCATTTTTGCCGCTCTGGTCAACCTGCCCGTGCGTGAATCGGCCATTACCCGCAACCCCGCTACCAAAGCTGCCTGA
- a CDS encoding DNA topoisomerase IV subunit B, producing the protein MAVKPSNEYSEGSIRVLKGLEPVKQRPGMYTRTDNPLHILQEVIDNAADEALAGYGKKIKFTMHADGSYSVEDDGRGIPFGLHPEEKAPVVELVFTRLHAGGKFDKGNGGAYSFSGGLHGVGVSVTNALATRMEVTVHRDGQVASLVFSGGDVIEPLKIRDLQAGERKHGTTVRAWPDAKYFESSSLPMGELVHLLRSKAVLMPGVAVSLINEKARDTQTWQFKGGLRDYLAQSLHGEPVIPLFEGEGFADKHHDSFAEGEGAAWCVAFTEDGAPLRESYVNLIPTTAGGTHDSGLRDGLFQAVKAFIDMHSLLPKGVKLMPDDVFARASYVLNAKVLDPQFQGQIKERLNSRDAVRLVSGFVRPVLELWLNEHVDWGKKLAEIAIKAAQTRQKAGQKVEKRKGSGVAVLPGKLTDCESKDTCVNEVFLVEGDSAGGSAKMGRDKETQAILPLRGKVLNTWEVDRDRLFANNEIHDISVAIGVDPHGPNDEPDLSGLRYGKICILSDADVDGSHIQVLLLTLFFKHFPKLVEAGNIHVALPPLFRVDVPARGKKPAIKVYALDQGELDAILEKCAKDGVPREKCQVSRFKGLGEMNAEQLWETTLNPDTRRLLPVQFMNLDFAECEAVVTKLMGKGEAAARRELMELHGDAVEVDI; encoded by the coding sequence ATGGCAGTTAAACCGTCCAACGAATATTCCGAAGGCTCGATCCGCGTTCTCAAGGGTCTGGAGCCTGTCAAACAGCGTCCCGGCATGTACACGCGTACCGACAACCCCCTGCACATCCTGCAGGAGGTGATCGACAACGCGGCCGATGAGGCGCTTGCCGGTTACGGCAAAAAAATCAAATTCACCATGCACGCCGACGGCTCCTACAGCGTAGAAGACGACGGGCGGGGCATTCCCTTTGGTCTGCACCCCGAAGAAAAAGCGCCCGTGGTGGAGCTGGTCTTCACGCGTCTGCACGCGGGTGGCAAGTTCGACAAGGGCAATGGTGGGGCGTACAGCTTCTCCGGTGGCTTGCACGGCGTGGGTGTTTCGGTGACCAATGCGCTGGCAACGCGCATGGAAGTCACTGTGCACCGCGATGGCCAGGTGGCCAGCCTGGTGTTCTCGGGCGGCGATGTGATAGAGCCGCTCAAGATTCGCGATCTGCAGGCAGGCGAGCGCAAGCACGGCACCACCGTGCGTGCCTGGCCCGATGCCAAGTATTTCGAGTCATCGAGCCTGCCCATGGGCGAGCTGGTGCACCTGCTGCGCAGCAAGGCCGTGCTCATGCCCGGCGTGGCGGTTTCGCTCATCAACGAAAAAGCCCGTGATACCCAGACCTGGCAGTTCAAGGGCGGCCTGCGCGACTATCTGGCCCAAAGCCTGCATGGCGAGCCTGTCATCCCCCTGTTCGAAGGCGAGGGCTTTGCCGACAAGCACCACGACAGCTTTGCCGAAGGTGAAGGCGCGGCATGGTGTGTGGCCTTTACCGAAGACGGCGCACCGCTGCGTGAGAGCTATGTCAACCTGATTCCCACCACCGCAGGCGGCACGCATGACAGCGGCCTGCGCGATGGCCTGTTTCAGGCCGTCAAGGCGTTCATCGACATGCATTCGCTGCTGCCCAAGGGCGTCAAGCTGATGCCGGACGACGTGTTCGCCCGCGCCAGCTATGTGCTTAATGCCAAGGTGCTTGATCCGCAGTTTCAGGGCCAGATCAAGGAACGCCTGAATTCGCGTGATGCCGTGCGTCTGGTTTCGGGCTTTGTGCGCCCGGTGCTGGAGCTGTGGCTCAACGAACATGTGGACTGGGGCAAGAAGCTGGCCGAAATCGCCATCAAGGCGGCGCAAACCCGCCAGAAGGCCGGCCAGAAGGTGGAAAAGCGCAAGGGCAGCGGCGTGGCCGTGCTGCCCGGCAAGCTGACCGACTGCGAGAGCAAGGACACCTGCGTCAACGAAGTGTTTCTGGTGGAGGGCGACTCTGCCGGTGGCTCTGCCAAGATGGGCCGCGACAAGGAAACCCAGGCCATCCTGCCGCTGCGCGGCAAGGTGCTCAACACCTGGGAAGTGGACCGCGACCGCCTGTTTGCCAACAACGAAATTCACGATATTTCGGTGGCGATTGGCGTCGATCCCCATGGCCCCAATGATGAGCCTGATCTGTCCGGCCTGCGTTACGGCAAGATCTGCATTCTGTCGGATGCGGACGTGGACGGCTCCCACATTCAGGTGCTGCTGCTGACCCTGTTCTTCAAGCACTTCCCCAAGCTGGTGGAAGCCGGAAACATCCATGTGGCCCTGCCGCCGCTGTTCCGTGTGGACGTGCCTGCACGCGGCAAAAAGCCTGCCATCAAGGTCTATGCCCTTGATCAGGGCGAGTTGGACGCCATCTTGGAAAAATGTGCCAAGGACGGCGTGCCGCGCGAGAAATGCCAGGTCAGCCGTTTCAAGGGCCTGGGTGAAATGAATGCCGAACAGCTGTGGGAAACCACGCTGAACCCCGATACGCGCCGCCTGTTGCCTGTGCAGTTCATGAATCTGGACTTTGCCGAGTGCGAGGCCGTTGTCACCAAGCTCATGGGCAAGGGCGAAGCCGCTGCCCGCCGTGAGCTGATGGAACTGCACGGCGACGCTGTGGAGGTCGATATCTGA